A section of the Myxococcus virescens genome encodes:
- a CDS encoding pyridoxal phosphate-dependent aminotransferase — MEPLRTFFMEDYLEGSRFTARFNLGESGGRPVTVGELLLGSGVSAERAAEVFLSTPLNDSPNWGRADLRDAVAAMHPGATRDNVLITTGTSEALLLLFRQLRPRKVALAWPAFQLLYELPQRQGAEVVRLPVTWDANGVPSVDADLWLERLEREQPDTVIINNPHNPSGLVLTAELLSAVERWAERTGATVVGDEHYRFLSSETSVLGASVYRPGSRHFVTGSFIKCLGCPGLRIGWTVGDTAMLSRMQNEKNYTTHTVNPVTEWVAREVLRDLDSPALRRAREDWLRNRATLSAFLERSRGVYGVAPQGGLVTCIGLREARDDASAETLLKALSDAGVFVLPLSAMEAGSPDGAHPLERGHGFRLGLGIAPERFSEALDAIERATTR; from the coding sequence ATGGAACCGCTGCGCACCTTCTTCATGGAGGACTACCTGGAGGGCTCGCGCTTCACCGCGCGCTTCAACCTGGGGGAGTCCGGTGGACGCCCCGTCACCGTGGGCGAGCTGCTCCTCGGCTCGGGCGTCAGCGCCGAGCGCGCCGCCGAGGTGTTCCTCTCCACGCCCTTGAATGACAGCCCCAACTGGGGCCGCGCGGACCTGCGCGACGCGGTGGCGGCCATGCACCCGGGCGCCACGCGGGACAACGTCCTCATCACCACCGGCACCAGCGAGGCGTTGCTGCTGCTGTTCCGCCAGCTCCGCCCGCGCAAGGTGGCCCTGGCGTGGCCGGCGTTCCAGCTCCTCTACGAGCTGCCCCAGCGTCAGGGCGCGGAGGTGGTGCGGTTGCCCGTGACATGGGACGCGAACGGCGTGCCGTCCGTGGACGCGGACCTGTGGCTGGAGCGGCTGGAGCGCGAGCAGCCCGACACCGTCATCATCAACAACCCGCACAATCCCAGCGGCCTGGTGCTGACGGCGGAACTGCTGTCGGCGGTGGAGCGCTGGGCGGAGCGGACGGGCGCGACAGTGGTGGGGGACGAGCACTACCGCTTCCTGTCCTCGGAGACGTCCGTGCTGGGCGCGTCCGTGTACCGGCCGGGCTCGCGGCACTTCGTCACCGGCTCCTTCATCAAGTGCCTGGGCTGCCCAGGGCTGCGCATCGGCTGGACGGTGGGCGACACGGCCATGCTGTCGCGGATGCAGAACGAGAAGAACTACACGACGCACACCGTGAATCCGGTGACGGAGTGGGTGGCGCGCGAGGTGCTGCGGGACTTGGACAGTCCTGCGTTGCGCCGCGCTCGGGAGGACTGGCTGCGCAATCGCGCCACGCTCTCTGCCTTCCTGGAGCGCTCGCGCGGTGTCTATGGCGTCGCGCCCCAGGGAGGGCTCGTCACCTGCATCGGCCTGCGGGAGGCTCGGGACGACGCCAGCGCGGAGACGCTGCTCAAGGCCCTGTCGGACGCGGGCGTGTTCGTCCTTCCACTGAGCGCCATGGAGGCGGGCTCGCCGGACGGAGCGCATCCGCTGGAGCGCGGGCACGGTTTCCGATTGGGACTGGGCATCGCGCCGGAGCGCTTCTCCGAGGCGCTGGACGCCATCGAACGCGCCACCACGCGCTGA
- a CDS encoding class I SAM-dependent methyltransferase produces MSQPVSAPSPAFVQQLNFHARDASNEAAALQAAFALGLFGHLPETGSGEPVSLEVLAKRVGGTWRGTRSVVEPLVALGFVHLEEGRGYSLPASTAAFLRDEAFIAGLREARRWWHPLALLPQAVRAGGPVAWGGASWDVLGWYRALFLSPAPSTPSAEARDFHDRFARNPARTLALVTAAELDVLVKLVRGPVTLDALAREVGASAEALEVLLGALAAMGIVQAREAGWGFTEAAGRALDAQSLPYFQRALPATMAYWEALGHLDEAVREQRFRLDLRDPETARRIYQENASRISSIFASHLRLSRQAATLVKSMRPLAQARVLDVGTGSGVWGAAFGLADPTTHVTYLDSPHVLDAVRPHLAKLKLEARSELWAGDCLSVDYGESRYDVILLPQIIPALPPSELPSFFARLARALRPGGLLLISGYLLTDRRDGPLDALYFALRRYVTNEGDVLSLPEFRALLGPVGLTDARGFDMPIQQVVIAHRGDVAWPDVAPSA; encoded by the coding sequence GTGTCACAGCCCGTTTCCGCGCCGTCCCCCGCCTTCGTTCAGCAGCTCAACTTCCACGCGCGAGACGCCAGCAACGAAGCAGCGGCGCTCCAGGCCGCCTTCGCGCTCGGCCTCTTCGGCCACCTTCCGGAGACGGGCTCGGGCGAGCCGGTGTCCTTGGAGGTGCTCGCGAAGCGGGTGGGCGGCACCTGGCGGGGGACGCGCTCCGTCGTCGAGCCGCTGGTCGCGTTGGGCTTCGTCCACCTGGAGGAGGGGCGGGGGTATTCGCTGCCTGCGTCGACCGCGGCCTTTCTCCGGGATGAGGCGTTCATCGCCGGGCTGCGGGAGGCGCGGCGGTGGTGGCATCCGCTGGCGCTGCTGCCCCAGGCCGTGCGCGCTGGCGGCCCCGTGGCGTGGGGCGGGGCGTCGTGGGACGTGCTCGGGTGGTACCGCGCGCTGTTCCTGTCGCCCGCGCCATCCACCCCGAGCGCCGAGGCCCGGGACTTCCATGACCGCTTCGCCCGCAACCCCGCGCGCACGCTGGCGCTGGTGACGGCCGCGGAGCTGGACGTGCTGGTGAAGCTGGTGCGCGGTCCTGTGACGCTGGACGCGCTGGCGCGGGAGGTGGGTGCGTCGGCGGAGGCGCTGGAGGTGCTCCTGGGCGCGCTGGCGGCAATGGGCATCGTCCAGGCACGGGAGGCAGGCTGGGGCTTCACGGAGGCGGCGGGCCGCGCGCTGGACGCCCAGAGCCTTCCGTACTTCCAGCGGGCGCTGCCGGCGACCATGGCCTACTGGGAGGCGCTGGGGCACCTGGACGAGGCGGTGCGCGAGCAGCGCTTCCGGTTGGACCTGCGTGACCCGGAGACGGCGCGGCGCATCTACCAGGAGAACGCTTCACGCATCTCCAGCATCTTCGCCTCGCACCTGCGGCTGAGCCGGCAGGCCGCGACGCTGGTGAAGTCGATGCGGCCATTGGCACAGGCGCGCGTGTTGGACGTGGGCACGGGCTCGGGCGTGTGGGGCGCGGCCTTCGGGTTGGCGGACCCCACCACGCACGTCACGTACCTGGATTCGCCGCACGTGCTGGACGCGGTGCGCCCCCACCTGGCGAAGCTGAAGCTGGAGGCCCGCTCCGAGCTGTGGGCGGGGGACTGCCTCTCGGTGGACTACGGCGAGTCCCGCTACGACGTCATCCTGCTGCCGCAAATCATCCCCGCGTTGCCGCCCTCGGAGCTCCCGAGCTTCTTCGCTCGGCTGGCTCGGGCGCTGCGTCCCGGCGGGCTGCTGCTCATCTCCGGCTACCTGCTGACAGACCGGCGCGACGGCCCGCTGGACGCGCTCTACTTCGCGCTGCGCCGGTACGTGACGAACGAGGGGGACGTGCTGTCCCTGCCGGAGTTCCGCGCGCTGCTGGGGCCGGTGGGCCTCACGGACGCCCGCGGCTTCGACATGCCCATTCAGCAGGTCGTCATCGCTCATCGGGGGGACGTCGCGTGGCCGGACGTCGCCCCCTCCGCCTGA
- a CDS encoding ABC transporter permease, with the protein MNALGQLVLMRLRMLMRQPEVLFWTFIFPVVTSLFLGLAFRNDSLGPVRVAVAEGPGAPALMAKLEGVPELSAEVADEASARRRLARGQLSLVLLPGVVPEALVDPSQAEGRTARLLVEQALAAPEDAARPAVVKATPVSEPGNRYVDFLIPGLLGLSLMSSSLWVVAGSLVAMRGGKLLKRLAATPMRRSQFFVSYMLARAGFAMAEVFFFCAFARWLFGVPMFGSYFTLTLVGLAGALCFAALGVLVAIRARTEEAVGGLVNLVSLPMMFVSGVFFASGNFPSWLQPVIRALPLTAINDSLRAVMLEGASLASLGAPMLVLAAWTVVPLLLALRWFRWT; encoded by the coding sequence ATGAACGCCCTGGGCCAACTGGTGTTGATGCGGCTGCGCATGTTGATGCGGCAGCCGGAGGTGCTGTTCTGGACGTTCATCTTCCCCGTCGTCACCTCGCTGTTCCTGGGGCTGGCGTTCCGGAATGACTCCTTGGGCCCGGTGCGTGTGGCCGTGGCGGAGGGGCCGGGCGCGCCGGCGCTGATGGCGAAGCTGGAGGGCGTGCCTGAGCTGTCCGCCGAGGTCGCGGACGAAGCGTCCGCCCGGCGGCGGCTGGCGCGCGGGCAGCTCTCCCTGGTGCTGCTGCCGGGCGTGGTGCCCGAAGCGCTGGTGGACCCCAGTCAGGCGGAGGGCCGCACCGCGCGGCTCCTGGTGGAGCAGGCGCTCGCCGCGCCGGAAGACGCCGCGCGTCCCGCCGTGGTGAAGGCCACGCCGGTGTCGGAGCCGGGAAACCGTTACGTCGACTTCCTCATCCCCGGTCTGCTGGGCCTGTCGTTGATGTCCAGCAGCCTGTGGGTGGTGGCGGGCTCGCTGGTGGCGATGCGCGGAGGCAAGCTGCTGAAGCGGCTGGCCGCGACGCCCATGCGGCGCTCCCAGTTCTTCGTGTCCTACATGCTGGCGCGCGCGGGGTTCGCGATGGCGGAGGTCTTCTTCTTCTGTGCCTTCGCGCGCTGGCTCTTCGGCGTGCCGATGTTCGGCAGCTACTTCACGTTGACGCTCGTGGGGCTCGCGGGTGCGCTGTGCTTCGCCGCGCTCGGCGTGCTCGTGGCCATCCGAGCGCGGACGGAGGAGGCGGTGGGCGGGCTCGTCAACCTCGTCTCGCTGCCGATGATGTTCGTCTCCGGCGTCTTCTTCGCGTCCGGGAACTTCCCCTCTTGGTTGCAGCCGGTCATCCGCGCCTTGCCGCTTACGGCCATCAATGACTCGCTGCGGGCTGTCATGCTGGAGGGCGCAAGCCTGGCTTCGCTGGGTGCGCCCATGTTGGTGCTGGCCGCGTGGACCGTGGTGCCACTGCTGCTGGCCCTTCGTTGGTTCCGCTGGACGTAA
- a CDS encoding ABC transporter ATP-binding protein — protein sequence MTHQDELAIEVKGLVKRFGDVTAVDGIDLDIRRGECVGLLGPNGAGKTTTVEILEGLQTATSGEVRLLGLRWETDAPVLRERIGMTLQETRLVDQLTVEEMVRLFTSFYPRPLEVEALIGLVQLGEKRHARVGKLSGGQKQRLALALGLAGDPDVLFLDEPTTGLDPQSRRALWDVVAQLKARGRTVVLTTHYMDEAEVLCDRLVIIDRGRVIARGTPRDIITTLGAEQVIELEAEPSPDLERLRPLPSVVAAQRHAGRITLRVRELHRALPEVLREVAAGGGQLLHLSTRRPTLDDVFIDMTGRSLRESAEEKAA from the coding sequence ATGACACACCAGGACGAGCTCGCCATCGAGGTGAAGGGATTGGTCAAACGTTTCGGCGACGTCACCGCCGTGGACGGAATCGACCTGGACATCCGCCGTGGCGAATGCGTCGGCCTCCTGGGCCCCAACGGCGCGGGCAAGACGACGACCGTGGAAATCCTCGAGGGTCTCCAGACGGCCACCTCGGGGGAGGTGCGGCTCCTGGGTTTGCGCTGGGAGACGGACGCGCCGGTGCTGCGGGAGCGCATTGGCATGACGCTCCAGGAGACGCGGCTGGTGGACCAGCTCACGGTGGAGGAGATGGTGCGTTTGTTCACTTCCTTCTACCCACGCCCCCTGGAGGTCGAGGCGCTCATCGGGCTGGTGCAGTTGGGCGAGAAGCGCCATGCCCGGGTGGGCAAGCTGTCTGGCGGACAGAAGCAGCGGCTGGCCTTGGCGTTGGGGCTGGCGGGCGACCCGGACGTGCTCTTCCTGGACGAGCCCACCACCGGGTTGGACCCCCAGTCGCGCCGCGCCTTGTGGGACGTGGTGGCGCAGCTCAAGGCGCGCGGGCGCACCGTGGTGTTGACCACGCATTACATGGATGAGGCCGAGGTGCTGTGCGACCGGCTGGTCATCATCGACCGGGGCCGGGTGATTGCGCGCGGGACGCCGCGGGACATCATCACCACGCTGGGCGCGGAGCAGGTCATCGAGCTGGAGGCGGAGCCCTCGCCGGACCTGGAGCGGTTGCGCCCGCTGCCGTCGGTGGTGGCCGCCCAGCGGCACGCCGGCCGCATCACCCTGCGGGTGCGGGAGCTGCACCGGGCGCTGCCGGAGGTGCTGCGCGAGGTGGCGGCGGGGGGCGGCCAGTTGCTGCACCTGTCCACCCGGCGCCCCACGCTGGATGATGTCTTCATCGACATGACGGGCCGCTCCCTGCGCGAGTCCGCGGAAGAGAAGGCGGCCTGA
- a CDS encoding lysophospholipid acyltransferase family protein, translating to MALTDSLEARVDRLELPFNEYGVDPYGISKSHVKHALRVFGAIYRYYFRVRCYGVEHIPPRGRGMLVGNHSGGVAVDGAMVLTSTMLEMDPPRLAQGMVERFLHNFPVSSLWASRTGQFIGLPEHAKRLLEDDRLLMIFPEGARGTAKLYNERYSLVDFGTGFVRLALQTRSPIIPFAFLGGGSAVPTVFNAYTLGKLLGVPYVPLTPYLLPLPLPVQLEIHYGEPLVFHGTGDEEDHVIEGYVEKVKQRIAGLIERGRAQRHSRRIGRNLLP from the coding sequence GTGGCCCTGACCGACTCATTGGAAGCCCGGGTGGACCGGCTGGAACTGCCTTTCAACGAATACGGCGTCGACCCGTACGGCATCTCCAAGTCTCACGTAAAACATGCGCTGCGCGTCTTTGGCGCCATCTACCGCTACTACTTCCGCGTGCGCTGTTACGGGGTGGAGCACATCCCCCCGCGGGGCCGCGGAATGCTGGTGGGCAACCACTCCGGCGGCGTGGCGGTGGACGGGGCCATGGTGCTGACGTCCACCATGTTGGAGATGGACCCGCCCCGGCTGGCGCAGGGCATGGTGGAGCGCTTCCTCCACAACTTCCCCGTGTCCTCGCTGTGGGCCAGCCGCACCGGCCAGTTCATCGGGCTGCCCGAGCACGCCAAGCGCCTGCTGGAGGATGACCGGCTGTTGATGATCTTCCCCGAGGGCGCGCGAGGCACGGCCAAGCTCTACAACGAGCGCTACTCGCTGGTGGACTTCGGCACCGGCTTCGTCCGCCTGGCGTTGCAGACACGCTCGCCCATCATCCCCTTCGCGTTCCTGGGCGGCGGCTCGGCCGTCCCCACGGTGTTCAACGCATACACGCTGGGGAAGCTGCTCGGCGTGCCCTACGTCCCGTTGACGCCCTACCTGTTGCCGCTGCCGTTGCCGGTGCAGTTGGAAATCCATTACGGCGAGCCGCTCGTCTTTCATGGCACGGGGGACGAAGAGGACCACGTCATCGAGGGCTATGTGGAGAAGGTGAAGCAGCGCATCGCGGGGCTCATCGAGCGCGGCCGCGCGCAGCGGCACAGCCGGCGGATTGGGAGGAACCTGCTGCCATGA
- a CDS encoding SDR family oxidoreductase, which produces MRVLIPGISGGIARQLALHLHARGHQVAGIDTRPWAEAKEAGIQVYRGDVRKRAAEDVFRRWRPEAVVHMATVTAFTVPGKERGRINLDGTKAVFDHCAAHGVKQVLFVGRHTFYGAAPDSPLYHSEDEPPRALEAIPELADLVAADLYAATALWRLPKMTTAVLRLPYTLGAPGTGTLSSFLKGRRVPLVLGYDPLFHVLQEEDVVTALTLALEKQVRGLFNVAGPPPIPLSVIVRETGRRAVPLPAPLLSMLLGRAGLPRLSMGALDHLRFPIVVDNRRFLDATGFEYRHSVADSLRIFRESSPILPAGGQGR; this is translated from the coding sequence ATGAGGGTGCTGATTCCAGGCATCTCCGGAGGCATTGCCCGCCAGCTCGCGCTGCACCTGCACGCGCGCGGGCATCAGGTGGCGGGCATCGACACGCGCCCCTGGGCCGAGGCCAAGGAGGCCGGCATCCAGGTCTACCGGGGCGATGTGCGCAAGCGCGCCGCGGAGGACGTCTTCCGCCGCTGGCGTCCCGAAGCCGTGGTGCACATGGCCACCGTCACCGCCTTCACGGTGCCGGGCAAGGAGCGCGGGCGCATCAACCTGGACGGCACCAAGGCGGTGTTCGACCACTGCGCGGCCCATGGCGTGAAGCAGGTGCTCTTCGTGGGGCGGCACACCTTCTACGGCGCGGCGCCGGACTCGCCGCTGTACCACTCCGAGGACGAGCCGCCTCGCGCGCTGGAGGCCATTCCGGAGCTGGCGGACCTGGTGGCCGCCGACCTGTACGCGGCCACCGCGCTGTGGCGCCTGCCGAAGATGACGACGGCCGTGCTGCGGCTGCCCTACACCCTGGGGGCTCCCGGTACCGGCACGCTGTCCTCCTTCCTCAAGGGCCGTCGCGTGCCGCTGGTGCTCGGGTACGACCCCCTGTTCCACGTCCTCCAGGAGGAAGACGTGGTGACGGCGTTGACGCTGGCGCTGGAGAAGCAGGTCCGGGGCCTCTTCAACGTGGCGGGCCCTCCGCCGATTCCGCTGTCCGTCATCGTCCGGGAGACAGGGCGCAGGGCGGTGCCTTTGCCCGCGCCGCTGCTATCGATGCTGCTGGGCCGGGCCGGCCTCCCCCGCCTGTCAATGGGCGCGCTGGACCACCTGCGCTTCCCCATCGTCGTGGACAACCGCCGCTTCCTGGACGCCACGGGCTTCGAATACCGCCACAGCGTGGCGGACTCGCTGCGCATCTTCCGCGAATCCTCGCCCATCCTCCCTGCGGGGGGCCAGGGACGTTAG
- a CDS encoding bifunctional 3-(3-hydroxy-phenyl)propionate/3-hydroxycinnamic acid hydroxylase — protein MSADIEEVDVVIAGGGPVGVLTANLLGLQGVRVLVLEREAAPHGQPRAFSCDDEALRIYQAAGLLDALKPDLRQGRHVTFTGVRGQPIAQVQLGQVDLGYGHAPIWFFHQPLLEKALREGLSRFPAAELRTGTEVESLEQDGAGVTVRYHTSGVRHGVRARYLVACDGGRSTVRALLGIPMEGRGGQEPWIAISGTVAEEDAPAECHVVCDPVRPGFVGRGPVGRFRWEFRLRLGETGEEMTQPGTIRRLIGPYVNPDRVTVERAQLYSFHSVVAQRWRVGRTFLAGDAAHLLPPFMGQGLVSGLRDAANLAWKLAWVLQGRAPEALLDTYAVERRPHVRALLEATARLGSVFTARSTPMAWVRDTVLRGLQAVPAARRFVEGFRFKPAPAIEEGWLLGGRRSGRKAAEGSYLPQPRVRRASGEEHLLDDSLGSGFAVLSRGGSPGTEVARELAESLGARAVTVRSAGVPGLGDDSVEDHTGRLSEWFREHGADVAVVRPDRFVFGAVPLARMPELRAALGVEEA, from the coding sequence ATGTCGGCCGACATCGAGGAAGTGGATGTGGTCATCGCGGGAGGCGGGCCGGTGGGTGTGCTCACCGCCAACCTCCTGGGACTCCAGGGCGTGCGCGTGCTCGTCCTCGAACGGGAGGCCGCGCCGCACGGCCAACCCCGGGCCTTCTCTTGTGACGACGAGGCCCTGCGCATCTATCAGGCCGCGGGGCTGCTCGACGCGCTGAAGCCCGACCTGCGCCAGGGCCGCCACGTCACCTTCACCGGCGTGCGCGGCCAACCCATTGCCCAGGTCCAACTGGGCCAGGTGGACCTCGGCTACGGCCACGCGCCCATCTGGTTCTTCCACCAGCCGCTCCTGGAGAAGGCGCTGCGCGAGGGCCTCTCACGCTTCCCCGCCGCCGAGCTGCGCACGGGCACCGAGGTGGAATCACTGGAACAGGACGGCGCGGGCGTCACCGTGCGGTACCACACGTCTGGAGTCCGGCACGGGGTGCGCGCCCGCTACCTGGTGGCCTGTGACGGTGGGCGGAGCACGGTGCGCGCGCTGCTGGGCATCCCCATGGAAGGCCGCGGCGGCCAGGAGCCGTGGATTGCCATCTCCGGCACCGTGGCGGAGGAAGACGCCCCCGCCGAATGCCATGTCGTCTGCGACCCGGTCCGCCCCGGCTTCGTCGGGCGCGGCCCCGTGGGGCGGTTCCGCTGGGAGTTCCGCCTGCGGCTGGGCGAGACGGGCGAGGAGATGACACAGCCGGGCACGATTCGCCGCCTGATTGGGCCTTATGTGAATCCAGACCGGGTGACGGTGGAGCGAGCGCAGCTCTACAGCTTTCATTCGGTGGTGGCGCAGCGCTGGCGCGTGGGCCGCACCTTCCTGGCGGGAGACGCGGCCCACCTGTTGCCACCCTTCATGGGTCAGGGGCTGGTGTCCGGGCTGCGCGACGCGGCGAACCTCGCGTGGAAGCTGGCGTGGGTCCTCCAGGGCCGCGCCCCCGAGGCGCTGCTGGACACCTACGCCGTGGAGCGCCGTCCGCACGTGCGCGCCTTGCTGGAAGCCACCGCGCGGCTGGGCTCCGTGTTCACCGCGCGCAGCACGCCCATGGCCTGGGTACGCGACACCGTGCTCCGGGGCCTCCAGGCCGTTCCGGCCGCGCGCCGCTTCGTGGAGGGATTCCGCTTCAAGCCGGCGCCCGCCATCGAGGAAGGCTGGCTGCTGGGCGGCCGCCGCTCGGGCCGGAAGGCCGCGGAAGGCAGCTACCTTCCCCAACCGCGCGTGCGTCGTGCGTCCGGTGAGGAACACCTGTTGGATGACAGCCTGGGCTCCGGCTTCGCCGTGCTGAGCCGGGGCGGCAGCCCAGGGACGGAGGTGGCCCGGGAGCTGGCCGAATCCCTGGGTGCCCGCGCTGTCACCGTGCGCTCCGCGGGTGTCCCGGGCCTGGGCGACGACAGCGTGGAGGACCACACCGGCAGGCTGTCCGAGTGGTTCCGGGAGCACGGCGCGGACGTGGCCGTGGTGCGGCCGGACCGCTTCGTCTTCGGCGCGGTGCCCCTGGCCCGGATGCCCGAGCTGCGCGCGGCGCTGGGCGTGGAAGAGGCGTGA
- a CDS encoding endonuclease domain-containing protein, producing the protein MHPPLDAALLGSLDRHARRRAQGIATLSTLVGPPERALTVWTEWIQRRGSSVVIVDGDDVRAVVSAWAAALARERDLLGDAEVFVVRSQPQNPARTLQFQGKTAHQRRVLLEGLTPPQGQSATWELCRALLESPAPPPSGVLPDAVSQAIARAPLPALQTLMALVPAGSTPALRVRAGPSDFRALRTAAALCTAAPALTTGCVLTAEALAEHLRREESHVLAMLREGRLDLPEPELDEDTRGLPEAAVASTRVRLRQEGSSEQVVALYDSAVRTIASAYRDANGRARSEAEKFLHARLQDHASTRGLFVLNGHVDPVGGGRRLEVDLLCTELKLAVEIDGYFHFRSPDGFRRDRRKDVALQCSGYWVVRFLADDVVTRLEEILETLDTLIATRRGELTGKEASNGKR; encoded by the coding sequence TTGCACCCACCATTGGATGCAGCGCTTCTCGGCTCACTGGACCGGCATGCCCGGAGACGCGCGCAAGGCATTGCAACGCTGAGCACGCTCGTCGGGCCGCCGGAGCGGGCGCTGACCGTCTGGACGGAGTGGATTCAGCGCCGGGGCTCGAGTGTCGTCATCGTGGATGGGGATGACGTGCGCGCCGTCGTCTCCGCGTGGGCGGCGGCGCTCGCCAGGGAACGGGACCTGCTGGGTGACGCGGAGGTGTTCGTCGTTCGCTCCCAGCCTCAGAACCCGGCACGGACGCTCCAGTTCCAAGGCAAGACGGCGCACCAGCGGCGCGTGTTGCTGGAAGGCCTCACGCCCCCGCAGGGACAGTCCGCCACCTGGGAGCTGTGCCGGGCCCTGCTGGAGAGCCCGGCCCCGCCGCCGTCCGGTGTGCTTCCAGACGCGGTGAGCCAGGCCATTGCGCGCGCGCCGCTGCCGGCGCTCCAAACGCTGATGGCATTGGTCCCCGCCGGAAGCACGCCGGCCCTGCGCGTGCGGGCCGGCCCCTCTGACTTCCGGGCGCTCCGCACCGCCGCGGCCCTGTGCACCGCGGCCCCCGCGCTCACGACGGGCTGCGTGCTCACCGCCGAGGCACTCGCCGAGCACCTCCGGAGGGAGGAGTCCCACGTCCTCGCCATGCTGCGGGAAGGCCGGCTGGACCTGCCCGAGCCGGAGCTCGACGAAGACACCCGCGGGCTCCCCGAGGCCGCGGTGGCGTCCACGCGCGTCCGGCTCCGGCAGGAAGGCTCATCCGAACAGGTCGTCGCGCTCTACGACTCGGCGGTGCGCACCATCGCCTCGGCCTACCGGGACGCCAATGGCCGCGCCCGGAGCGAGGCGGAGAAGTTCCTGCACGCCCGGCTCCAGGACCATGCCTCCACTCGAGGCCTCTTCGTCCTCAATGGCCATGTGGACCCGGTCGGAGGTGGCCGGAGGCTCGAAGTGGACCTGCTCTGCACGGAGCTGAAGCTGGCTGTGGAAATCGACGGCTACTTCCACTTCCGCAGCCCCGACGGCTTCCGCCGGGACCGGCGCAAGGACGTTGCGCTCCAGTGCTCGGGCTACTGGGTGGTCCGCTTCCTCGCGGACGACGTGGTGACGCGACTGGAAGAGATTCTTGAAACCCTCGACACGTTGATTGCCACCCGCAGGGGTGAGCTCACCGGGAAGGAAGCATCGAATGGGAAGCGCTGA